A genomic stretch from Pseudomonas sp. MUP55 includes:
- a CDS encoding helix-turn-helix domain-containing protein, translating into MTQATALRVQAFATGDVAAQCQATPGWVQQYQQMSPGHFAGRVRYLDLQGVQVYEESMNTRVEQHFNAPPGSLAFCFDGSDNALYLLNGESRNTWITPENYRETAVVFGPQFVQRHGLDMARLEGLFMAPLTSQQNALFARWLSGTLTRLSAVIEPASRDALTQQLLDDCLFILDNACVCLDRSSLQKRGAERLLMARIGEWAADAPDEIVNLLELAQIAGVPLRQLQQGFKTYTGMSPAQWLRLRRLNGARRELLACANTTVAEVAMNWSFWHLGRFSNSYRALFKELPSETLLKKRG; encoded by the coding sequence ATGACACAGGCAACCGCTTTGCGCGTACAGGCCTTCGCCACCGGCGATGTGGCCGCTCAATGCCAGGCGACACCCGGTTGGGTGCAGCAGTACCAGCAGATGTCTCCCGGGCATTTTGCCGGGCGCGTGCGCTACCTCGACCTGCAAGGCGTGCAGGTGTACGAAGAGAGCATGAACACCCGCGTCGAGCAGCATTTCAACGCCCCGCCGGGTTCGCTGGCGTTCTGTTTCGACGGCAGCGACAACGCGCTGTACCTGCTCAATGGCGAAAGCCGCAATACCTGGATCACCCCGGAAAACTACCGTGAGACCGCCGTGGTGTTCGGCCCGCAGTTCGTGCAGCGCCACGGGCTGGACATGGCCAGGCTTGAAGGCTTGTTCATGGCACCGCTGACGAGTCAGCAGAACGCGTTGTTTGCCCGGTGGCTGAGTGGCACGCTCACGCGCCTGTCCGCCGTGATCGAACCGGCCAGTCGCGATGCCCTCACCCAGCAATTGCTCGACGACTGCCTGTTCATCCTCGACAACGCCTGCGTGTGCCTGGACCGCAGTTCGCTGCAAAAACGCGGCGCCGAGCGCCTGTTGATGGCGCGCATCGGCGAATGGGCGGCGGATGCACCGGACGAAATCGTCAATCTGTTGGAGCTGGCCCAGATTGCCGGCGTGCCATTGCGCCAATTGCAGCAAGGGTTCAAGACCTACACCGGCATGAGCCCGGCGCAGTGGTTGCGCCTGCGCCGGTTGAACGGCGCACGGCGGGAATTGCTGGCGTGCGCCAACACTACCGTGGCCGAGGTGGCGATGAATTGGTCGTTCTGGCACCTGGGGCGGTTTTCCAACAGCTACCGTGCGCTGTTCAAAGAGCTGCCCAGCGAAACCCTGCTGAAAAAACGCGGTTAA
- a CDS encoding TonB-dependent siderophore receptor produces the protein MVLRFRPVVTSHFALGLLLSGGIGNSLAAQIELPTVNVQGQDESGYRTETASVGGFSEAPLLDTPASISVINAALIKDQQARLLSEVLRNDASVGDSYAPIGYYENFVVRGFSLNAASSYKINGRTITGEQNVALENKQQVEVLKGLAGLQSGIAEPSGVINYVTKRPEDVRSVTVSTDDRGSGYVATDIGGWFGSEQQFGLRANVAHEDLNSYVEHANGQRDFVSLAFDWNISPDAVLRLDAEYQNKQQRSVPGYQLLGGTEVPHDASPKKLLGHQTGSRQVGIDSLNLNGTFEYRFSEQWKGSVSAARSKVMIDDYSAFAWGGDTNGVGNYFTPEGDYGIYDYRSPDDTRRDDEVQAAMTGVFDAAGLGHELTFGTSAFRRVVDKRDSVNEYIGSGNIHQDAPSFTPTDKPLNDSHRNLDSRQYGVFVTDRIRFNEQWQTLIGGREVRLDEKAYDKDGTEARHTQRYVFLPQASLIYKPVDNVSLYTSYSKGLSLGGTAPWFASNSSETLAPTTSRQIEAGVKYDWRRISFAAAVFQTRQAYQYAKPEDGGFNYVQQGQQKNTGLELSANGWATERLQIATSVAAIRARVTGSGTPDYEGHQAINVPTLRASVYADYALPWVNGLAVLGGVQYSAKKYANRTGNVEVGNYAVVNVGSRYTTQVDGYETVFRLSVDNLFDKRYWRDAGEYMGDDYLFQGAPLTARLSASVNF, from the coding sequence ATGGTTTTGCGTTTTCGTCCCGTCGTCACTTCACATTTCGCCCTCGGCCTGTTGCTCAGCGGCGGCATTGGCAACAGCCTGGCGGCGCAGATCGAACTGCCGACGGTCAACGTCCAGGGCCAGGACGAGTCCGGCTATCGCACCGAAACCGCTTCGGTCGGCGGCTTCAGTGAGGCGCCCCTGCTCGATACGCCCGCCTCGATCAGCGTGATCAACGCCGCACTGATCAAGGACCAGCAAGCACGCCTGCTCAGTGAGGTGCTGCGCAACGACGCCTCGGTGGGTGACAGCTACGCACCCATCGGCTACTACGAAAACTTCGTGGTGCGCGGCTTCTCGCTGAATGCGGCGAGCAGCTACAAGATCAATGGGCGCACCATCACCGGCGAGCAGAACGTCGCCCTGGAAAACAAGCAACAGGTGGAAGTGCTCAAGGGCTTGGCCGGCTTGCAAAGCGGCATCGCCGAGCCCAGCGGCGTGATCAACTACGTGACCAAGCGCCCCGAAGACGTGCGCTCGGTGACGGTGTCCACCGATGATCGCGGCAGCGGCTATGTCGCCACCGATATCGGCGGCTGGTTCGGCAGTGAGCAGCAGTTCGGCCTGCGCGCCAACGTCGCCCACGAAGACCTCAATTCCTATGTGGAACACGCCAACGGCCAGCGCGATTTTGTGTCCCTGGCCTTCGACTGGAACATCAGCCCCGACGCTGTGCTGCGACTGGACGCCGAATACCAGAACAAACAGCAGCGCTCGGTGCCGGGTTATCAATTGCTCGGCGGTACCGAGGTCCCCCACGACGCCTCGCCGAAAAAGCTGCTCGGCCATCAGACCGGCTCGCGGCAAGTGGGCATCGATTCACTCAACCTCAACGGCACGTTCGAATACCGTTTCAGCGAGCAGTGGAAAGGCAGTGTCAGCGCGGCGCGCAGCAAGGTGATGATCGATGACTACAGCGCGTTTGCCTGGGGTGGCGATACCAATGGCGTGGGCAATTACTTCACCCCAGAGGGCGATTACGGCATCTACGATTACCGCAGCCCTGACGATACCCGCCGCGACGACGAGGTGCAGGCGGCCATGACCGGGGTGTTCGACGCTGCAGGCCTGGGCCATGAACTGACCTTCGGCACCAGCGCGTTTCGCCGGGTGGTCGACAAGCGTGATTCGGTCAACGAGTACATCGGCAGCGGCAACATCCACCAGGACGCACCGAGCTTCACCCCCACCGACAAGCCGCTCAACGATAGCCATCGCAACCTCGACAGTCGTCAATACGGCGTGTTTGTCACCGACCGCATTCGCTTCAATGAGCAATGGCAAACCCTCATCGGCGGGCGCGAAGTGCGCCTGGATGAAAAGGCCTACGACAAAGACGGCACCGAGGCGCGCCACACCCAGCGGTATGTATTCCTGCCCCAGGCGTCGTTGATCTATAAACCGGTGGACAATGTCTCGCTGTACACCAGCTACAGCAAAGGCTTGTCCCTGGGCGGCACGGCCCCCTGGTTTGCCAGCAACAGCAGCGAAACCCTGGCACCCACCACCTCACGGCAAATCGAAGCCGGGGTGAAATACGACTGGCGGCGCATCAGCTTCGCCGCCGCGGTGTTCCAGACGCGTCAGGCCTATCAGTACGCGAAGCCCGAAGACGGTGGCTTCAACTATGTGCAACAGGGCCAGCAGAAAAACACCGGGCTCGAATTGTCGGCCAACGGCTGGGCCACTGAGCGCTTGCAGATCGCCACCAGCGTGGCAGCCATTCGGGCGCGGGTGACGGGCAGCGGCACGCCTGACTACGAGGGCCACCAGGCGATCAACGTGCCCACGCTGCGCGCCAGCGTGTACGCCGACTATGCGTTGCCATGGGTCAATGGCCTGGCGGTGCTCGGCGGCGTGCAATACAGCGCCAAGAAATACGCCAACCGCACCGGCAACGTGGAAGTGGGCAATTATGCGGTGGTCAACGTCGGCAGCCGCTACACCACCCAGGTCGATGGCTATGAAACGGTGTTCCGACTGAGCGTCGACAACCTGTTCGACAAGCGCTACTGGCGCGACGCTGGCGAATACATGGGCGACGACTACCTGTTCCAGGGCGCACCGCTGACGGCGCGCCTGAGTGCGTCGGTCAATTTCTGA
- a CDS encoding carboxymuconolactone decarboxylase family protein: MQTRTDFYTASPDAMKAMLALEAAVGKLSIELPLLELLRLRVSQINGCAFCLDMHTADARKGGETERRLYTVSAWRETPFFTPRERAALAWAESLTLLSHTHAPDEDFNALAAEFSPQEQVDLSVAIATINSWNRLAVGFRKMPK; this comes from the coding sequence ATGCAAACCCGTACCGATTTCTACACCGCTTCCCCGGACGCCATGAAGGCCATGCTTGCCCTGGAGGCAGCGGTCGGCAAGCTGTCCATCGAACTGCCGCTGCTGGAACTGTTGCGCCTGCGCGTCTCGCAGATCAACGGCTGCGCGTTCTGCCTCGACATGCACACCGCCGACGCCCGCAAGGGTGGTGAAACCGAGCGCCGCCTGTACACCGTGTCGGCCTGGCGTGAAACGCCGTTTTTCACCCCGCGTGAACGCGCCGCCCTGGCCTGGGCCGAAAGCCTGACCCTGCTCAGCCACACCCACGCCCCGGACGAAGACTTCAACGCCCTGGCCGCCGAATTCAGCCCACAGGAACAGGTCGACCTGAGCGTGGCGATCGCCACCATCAACAGTTGGAACCGTCTGGCGGTGGGCTTTCGCAAGATGCCTAAATAA
- a CDS encoding mechanosensitive ion channel family protein, producing MPSFITDHPMLCAVALILIDIAVWRLISPTLANWKLAARLVIFAVFSAVLFNDGMNPMQAAPYADDTTLHLAATALQIGWWLFAARTLTVLLGAVMMQRVGHTGRLLQDLMGAVIFLIAIIAAMAYVLDLPVKGVLATSGAVAIIVGLALQSTLSDVFSGIVLNTTKPYQIDDWISIDGTEGRVTDIDWRATRLQTSQGSLAVIPNSLAAKAKIINFSRPADMFGLAVSLQVSPHARPQTVIEALERAMQGCRALLAKPAPSVAFKASTSGGVEYEISGFVPAMGLKRDVRNQLYDLAFRHLQAAGVGLLSATEGGTPATVSGARALLERSSIFSTLRQEEKDTFSQNMSLHTYRAGDMILPAGEVSDHLFIIESGVVSVMLVKGGHTFEAGRMGPGEVIGESGILTEQATLADFTAKTYCTLYRIENEYLKPCLDARHDIGEAMKALLDFRVHAAQALTEDAPVVPVKKGFLQWLRSRGL from the coding sequence ATGCCCTCATTTATCACTGATCACCCGATGTTGTGCGCCGTGGCGCTGATCCTTATCGACATCGCCGTGTGGCGCCTTATCTCGCCCACGCTCGCCAACTGGAAACTCGCGGCGCGGCTGGTGATCTTTGCGGTCTTCAGCGCGGTGCTGTTCAACGACGGCATGAACCCCATGCAAGCGGCGCCTTACGCCGATGACACCACGCTGCACCTGGCGGCAACCGCGTTGCAGATCGGCTGGTGGCTGTTCGCGGCGCGTACCCTCACGGTCTTGCTCGGCGCGGTGATGATGCAGCGGGTCGGCCACACCGGGCGGTTGTTGCAGGACCTGATGGGCGCGGTGATTTTCCTGATCGCGATCATCGCCGCGATGGCCTACGTGCTCGACCTGCCGGTCAAGGGCGTGCTCGCCACCTCCGGCGCCGTGGCGATCATCGTCGGCCTGGCCCTGCAAAGCACCCTGAGCGACGTGTTTTCCGGGATCGTCCTCAACACCACCAAGCCCTACCAGATCGACGACTGGATCTCCATCGACGGCACCGAAGGCCGCGTCACCGACATCGACTGGCGCGCCACGCGCTTGCAGACCTCCCAGGGCAGCCTGGCGGTCATCCCCAACTCCCTGGCGGCCAAGGCCAAGATCATCAACTTCTCGCGCCCGGCGGACATGTTCGGCCTCGCGGTCAGCCTGCAAGTGAGCCCCCATGCGCGCCCGCAGACGGTGATCGAAGCCCTTGAGCGGGCCATGCAGGGCTGCCGCGCGCTATTGGCCAAACCGGCGCCCAGCGTGGCGTTCAAGGCCTCGACCAGCGGCGGCGTGGAGTACGAAATCAGCGGCTTCGTGCCGGCCATGGGCCTCAAGCGCGACGTGCGCAACCAGCTTTACGACCTGGCATTTCGCCACTTGCAGGCGGCGGGCGTGGGCCTGTTGTCCGCCACCGAAGGTGGCACGCCCGCCACGGTCTCCGGCGCACGGGCATTACTTGAACGTTCATCAATCTTTTCCACCCTGCGCCAGGAAGAAAAAGACACCTTCAGCCAGAACATGAGCCTGCACACCTACCGCGCCGGCGACATGATCCTGCCGGCGGGGGAGGTCAGCGATCACCTGTTCATCATCGAATCCGGGGTGGTCTCGGTGATGCTGGTCAAGGGCGGCCACACGTTCGAGGCCGGGCGCATGGGGCCGGGGGAGGTGATTGGCGAGTCCGGCATCCTGACCGAACAGGCCACCCTGGCGGACTTCACCGCCAAGACCTACTGCACGCTGTACCGCATCGAAAACGAGTACCTCAAGCCGTGCCTGGATGCGCGGCACGACATCGGCGAAGCGATGAAGGCGCTGCTGGACTTCCGCGTGCACGCCGCCCAGGCGCTGACCGAGGACGCGCCGGTGGTGCCGGTGAAGAAGGGTTTCCTGCAGTGGTTGAGGAGCCGCGGCCTGTAG